TCTAGAACTTCACGTGCTTCATTTTCAAGTTCTTCTCTTGTTTTACCTAAAAATTGTTCTGCAGCTGTGGCGATTTCTTCTACAGATGAACCAATTTTGATGATCGATGTACCGTCACACATTACCGGTACGCCTTGTTCTGTGTAGACTTCTGGTGTTGATACATCTAATTTACTTGATAGTAAGCTGATTCGGTTCGAACGTTGGAAAACAGGTAGCACAAATGCTCCGCCGCCGCGAACGATCTTGATTTTATTTCCTCGCTCATCTTTATGAACATTTTTACTTCCTAAATAACTCCCACTGACGATCAGTGCTTCATCTGGTTTGGCTGTTTGATATTTTGATACAAATACAATCAGCATCATCAATAAGATAAAAACAACCAAAACGATTGGTCCCAATAATCCTAACTCCATTTTCCTCTACTCCTTCTTTTTTAAACTTTCAGACTGCCCTTATAAGGGACAACATAGCAAACACGTTCCTTGACTTCAATGATCAAAACTTGTTCGCCGCGATCGATCGGTGTTTCTTGCGGTGCATACAACGCTGCTGGACGATTGATCGAACCGGTCACACTTTTCAGCTGGATCTCACCCATCCCACTGACAGGAATCGGTGTGATAACGGTTGCTTGAGTGCCTTCCATATCTTTTTCAGAGATCGAAATCGTTGATTCAGCATTTTTCATTGGTACTAAAACATAGAAATTAAGGAAAAACACTAGAATCGTTGCAAGCGAACCACTAACGATAAACAGAAAAACATGTCCCCAGTCAAGTAGCTGTTCACCTAAATAGCCGAACAATGAAGTAAATGCCAGCCACGGAATGATCAGCATAGGGTCAATGGGACCGTCAAAATCAAATACATCCCCAAAAATCACTAATAAAACAGCAATTCCAGCACATGCAATCAACACATATAGATAAATTGTTTCAATCGGAATTCCTTGAACCATGTTCTCACTCCTTTCCGCAAATAGGTCCTTCAGCTGCTTTTTTAAAGATGCCGCAGTCGATATTCCCACATATGCTCCTTTTCCGACGATAACTATATTTTACCAATACTTGATTAGAAATAACAGTAAATCTTTAAAAATCATACGAAGGATGTAGAGAAGCTAAACTACAAAAAATCTCCGCAACAAAACTAGAAAACAGTATTGTTACGGAGATCTACTATTAATAAACGGTGGCTAAAAGTTGCTTAGATTCGAGCGATGTTTAGTTCATCTTCTCTTTTGGTTTATTCATTTGATTTCAATGCTTCGATCATATTCACTTTTTTTAGTTTTCTGTGCATGAAAATCATAACCAACAAAGTGAAGAACATGGTGATCAAAGCTGAATAAAGGTAACTGATCCAATGAATAGTTGGTGAAAACATCAGCATATCTACTTCAACCGTTGTCAAAACATAGCTATGAACGATTTTCCCGAAGAAACAGCCGATCACGATACCGATCAATGTCAAAATGATATTTTCACGATAAACATACATCGTTACTTCATTGTCATAAAAACCTAACACCTTGATCGTCGATAATTCTCTGATTCGTTCTGAAATATTGATATTCGTCAAATTGTACAAAACGATAAATGCCAGTATCCCGGAAACAGTGATCAAAACCCAAACAACGATATTCAAGCTGTGGATCGTATCATCTAACGCATCACTAGAAACAGAAAGGAAAGAAACATTCAACACTTTTTTATTTTCCATCAGTGCTTTACCGACAGAAGCTTCTGTTTTTTCATTTAGTTTTTTATCAAAAAGTAGAAACTCTGTGTTATATTCAGGCGTTTTCTTGAAAATCTTCTCATAATATTCTGGTGTGATATAGGCAAAGTGTCCTGTATAATTTTCCGCAATCGCAGCAATCTTCAACTGAAATTCTTGGTTGTCATTATTTTTCAGAACGAGTGTATCGCCAACTTTATAGTTGAAAAGATTTGCAAGTTTCTCATTGATGATCACACCCGCATCCGTTAGCTGATATTTTTCACTGGTTTGGCGTTTGTTGAATAAAATGAACTGATCAATGGTTGCCGGATTTTTGGGTACATAAACTGAGACATCTTGTTTCGCATTGGTTTTCTTTGTCGTTTTTAGTGTTTCTACATGTAATGGCATTGTGTCTTTCAAATTCTTTGTCTTTTCAATTGAGCGTTGATATTCCTTTGATTCGTTTTCTGTTGCGTCTTCCTTGAAGGTCACGACTGCCTGATAATGCCAAATCTTATTAAACTGGACATTGACAATATCTGAAATTGAATCTTTCAATCCAAATCCTGTGATGATCAAAGCCATACAGCCAGCGATTCCCAACACAGTCATCAGCATCCTTTGTTTATAACGGAACAAATTACGGGCAGTCACTTTTTGAATAAAGCTTAAACGATTCCAAATTGGTTTTAAACGCTCCAGAAAAATTCTTTGACCTGCTTTTGGTGCTTTTGGACGGAGTAATGTCGCTGATGTACTGAATAAATCAATACGCAACACAACCATCGCAGCTCCCGCTGTACATAAAACAGCTACTAATACGCCGATCAAGCTGTAGCTGAAATACCACGGCGTGATAAAATCTGGAATATTATACAGTTGACCATACGCATCAAAAATGATCGTCGGGAATAAATAGTACCCTACAACCAAGCCTAAGATAGCACCACATAAACTAGCTATCGATGCATAAATCAAGAATTTGAAGGCTATTTCACCATTTCTATAACCTAATGCTTTCATGCTCCCGATTTCCATTCGTTTTTCTTCAACCATTCGTGTCATAGTCGTCAAACTAACTAAGGCTGCAATCAAGAAAAAGAAGATCGGAAAAACGGTCGACAAGGAGGAAATTCGGTCAGCATTGTCTTTATATTCAGAGTAACCAGGATTATCCGCTCTTGTAAAATAATAGTAATCTGCAGCTTTTAGTTCATTCAGTTCTTTTTGCTTTTCTGCCAGTTCTTTTTTGGCATCTGCTAATTTAGGTAAGGTTTCATTTTTCTTCTTCTCTAATTCAGCGGCACCTTCTTCATACGCCTTTTGTCCGTCATCAAGTTTATTCTGGGCTTCATCAAGCTGAGCCTGACCTTCGATTTTAGCTTGCTCAAGTTGTGCACGCCCAGCTGCTAATTGTTCTTTTCCAGCGGAAAGCTCTGCTTGTGCCTGAGCCAATTGAGCTTCTCCTGCAGCTATCTGCTGTTGCCCGTCAGCGTATTGAGCAATTCCCTGATTGATTGTAGTAATTGTTTGATCCAGGGTTTGCAAGCCTTGTGATACTTGTCCTTGTTGCGTAGACAACTCAGCTGAAGCGCTATTGATCGCGCCCATTACACCTGCAATATTTTCTCTAACAGGTTGAGCAATCAATTGATTGACTGCAGTTGAAATTCCGGCTGGTGACCCTAATGCGGCAACCGCTCCTTGTAATTGCGGCGCTGCTTCAGCAATGCTTTCAGCCAACGCTTCGTCGGGTACTCTATCTAAAAGAGCAACAGAAGAACCTAGACTTTGATACCCATTTGCTAATTGATTCAGTGATTCGCTAGTTGCAGCAAGCTCATTACGCTGCTGTTGTAAACTTGGCAAAGTATTTTGTCCTTCTATGACCTTGGCTTGTGCTTGCGCTAATTCATTTTTCTTAGTCTCTAATAAGCTGCTTTGATTCGCAAGTTCATTTTCACCATTTGTGATCGTTGCTTGATTTGCTGCTAACTCATTTTCTGCAGCTGAGATTTTCTGCAAATAAGTTTCTCTAGCTACTGCCAAATCATTTTTACCCACTTCAAGATCCTGTTTACTTGCCTGTAATTGCTCTTCTGCATTTTCTAAGGCTTTTTCCCCATCAGTAATTTCTTTTTGCGCTTTCTCAAGGGATTTTTTTGATTCCGCACGAATTTCTTGCGCTCGTTGCTCCGGTCTGTCTTTCATGACTTTCTCTAAAGCTTCGACTAATTGATCCCTTTGCTCTTCATATTCAGTTGAGTAGCTGTCTTTATCGGCTAACCCTTTAAAGGAAACGAGTAGTTCCGTATACGTCGGCAGATCCATATCCTCTTTTGGTATTACAGCAAAGAAATCTAAAGAACCTTTACCAACTGTTGTATTTCCTCTTGAGGTATTTTCAATATATTCCGGCGACCGAACAAAGCCAACGACTTTAAATTGATTTTTCTTCAAGGCTTTGTCTTGATTATCTTCTTTTGAAAGGGTCAGTGTATCTCCTATTTTATAGCGGCCATGTAAACTCGCCAGCTCATCTAAAACGACCTCACCGCTTTTCTTCGGCATCCGTCCAGTCACTACAGCATATTCTGAAAGTTCTTGTTTGTTATTCAAATCATAGCTGATAAATTTAACCGCACTATTTTTCTCGGTGACAACGATATCTTTTGTATATCTGGGCAAAACAGCTGTAATGTTTTTATCCTTTTGAATTTGCTTGATATCTTGATCGACCAAGCCTAAAGTCGAGACGATGCGGGCATCCGGCAATTTTTGTTTTTGGTAATAATTAGAGGCGGTTCTAGTCATGTCCGGCCCCGTAGCCTTTAGCCCGACAAAAACCATTACACCTAAAAAGATGATACCCATGATCGAGATAAAGCGGGTTTTTGACTGTTTGATTTCTCGAAAACTTGTT
This sequence is a window from Enterococcus wangshanyuanii. Protein-coding genes within it:
- a CDS encoding ABC transporter permease translates to MKKTALLKTSFREIKQSKTRFISIMGIIFLGVMVFVGLKATGPDMTRTASNYYQKQKLPDARIVSTLGLVDQDIKQIQKDKNITAVLPRYTKDIVVTEKNSAVKFISYDLNNKQELSEYAVVTGRMPKKSGEVVLDELASLHGRYKIGDTLTLSKEDNQDKALKKNQFKVVGFVRSPEYIENTSRGNTTVGKGSLDFFAVIPKEDMDLPTYTELLVSFKGLADKDSYSTEYEEQRDQLVEALEKVMKDRPEQRAQEIRAESKKSLEKAQKEITDGEKALENAEEQLQASKQDLEVGKNDLAVARETYLQKISAAENELAANQATITNGENELANQSSLLETKKNELAQAQAKVIEGQNTLPSLQQQRNELAATSESLNQLANGYQSLGSSVALLDRVPDEALAESIAEAAPQLQGAVAALGSPAGISTAVNQLIAQPVRENIAGVMGAINSASAELSTQQGQVSQGLQTLDQTITTINQGIAQYADGQQQIAAGEAQLAQAQAELSAGKEQLAAGRAQLEQAKIEGQAQLDEAQNKLDDGQKAYEEGAAELEKKKNETLPKLADAKKELAEKQKELNELKAADYYYFTRADNPGYSEYKDNADRISSLSTVFPIFFFLIAALVSLTTMTRMVEEKRMEIGSMKALGYRNGEIAFKFLIYASIASLCGAILGLVVGYYLFPTIIFDAYGQLYNIPDFITPWYFSYSLIGVLVAVLCTAGAAMVVLRIDLFSTSATLLRPKAPKAGQRIFLERLKPIWNRLSFIQKVTARNLFRYKQRMLMTVLGIAGCMALIITGFGLKDSISDIVNVQFNKIWHYQAVVTFKEDATENESKEYQRSIEKTKNLKDTMPLHVETLKTTKKTNAKQDVSVYVPKNPATIDQFILFNKRQTSEKYQLTDAGVIINEKLANLFNYKVGDTLVLKNNDNQEFQLKIAAIAENYTGHFAYITPEYYEKIFKKTPEYNTEFLLFDKKLNEKTEASVGKALMENKKVLNVSFLSVSSDALDDTIHSLNIVVWVLITVSGILAFIVLYNLTNINISERIRELSTIKVLGFYDNEVTMYVYRENIILTLIGIVIGCFFGKIVHSYVLTTVEVDMLMFSPTIHWISYLYSALITMFFTLLVMIFMHRKLKKVNMIEALKSNE